From the genome of Anopheles funestus chromosome 2RL, idAnoFuneDA-416_04, whole genome shotgun sequence:
GGCAGAGGTATCGGTGGCCGGAAATGTGTCACGTTTTCGCTACAACTGTCGGTTGGTTCGGACAATCCGGAGGAGTTAAAAGATGTTCAAATCGATTCCATAATGCTTTCGGTCCcgctttctctccctctctctctctctctctacctaGAGCGGTCTTTTGCTAATCGATTTGAACAAACTGTTAATTTATGCGACAAGCTAGAGTTTTCCGTCGGCAAAGCATTGTCCGTACGTTAGCTTGCGTTACATTCACCATTACTATGCACATTTTTATGCGTTTGAAAAGTTTTAGGCATATTTAAACCACATTTCTTGTATCGGCACGCTAACGACGATTTTCCCCCGAATCGCcatcattaaatatttaatcgaGCATTTAGTTTAGCACGCATTAATACACTCTTCCcgtcaaaaaaaagggaagtctCTTGTTATTCTGGCATGGTGTTGAAAGTTTTAATCGCTATTATTACGCTTCACTCTCCCAAAACAACATAGAATCGTAATTACACATAAAAAGCTGTTTGTTACGTGttgatttttgcaaaaaaccagaagcaaatcagaaaaaaacgtGGGGCTTCTCATCTTGAGTGGGAGCAAAGATTGCGCAATggtgaactaaaaaaaaccggcaCAGTTCGTAGTGTATAAGATATGATGTATTTATAAATCTAAACCCAAGTTACAGATTGTTTCGCGAATTTGCTAGACTTCTGTGGGAGTAATGCTGAGGACAAGCTCAGGTGAAAATAGCGAAATCCCGACTTGGGAGCTTCACTCGTAACTTACATTAGGTTTATTTGCTtggcttttgctttctttcccaTGAACAAAGTGTGAATTTTGCTGGAGGGTTTCGCTTCCATTTGTCTGATGGAATGTTCTTTTCAAAGGGCAGCAAACGGCAACGACGAATTTGGTTACACCGGTTCCGTAAGCCGTGGAATGATGAAAGCAAAAGCGAGGCtgctgaaaaaaaatccctataCAAATGCTTTCTGTTTTATTCATATATAGAAACTCCATTCATAAAGGTTGCATGTTTCGCCCTGTCGTAAATAAGCTTTGGAGATTGCCGATCGTCCTGTCGGTGATAATATCCCTTTGAGAGTAAAGCATGAATACGAATTGGCTGTGTTAAGGTTAACAATGTCAAAGGTATGAaaagattcctttttttgtattcaaattTCATCGTTGTTTTGTATGGAGTTTCCCCATatttgaaagaattttaaacgtgtagaaaatttaattaaaaaaaaatcattcatttcttttcattactcAGTTGTAGCGCAAACACATGCAAAACGTTTtcttaaacctttttttaaaaatgcattaaataattaaatgatttCATGGTTATCATTTCACCTTGATGGCAGCTTTACTTGCACTTTAATTAAATTGGCTAGAATCGCTCTCATTTGGAAAGATTGCCTCTTCAAACACAATTGCCTCCAattgcaaacacaaaacatttcaGGCTTTAATTTACATTATGAACGTTCACGTTTGGTGGCTTTGAAATTTatgataattaattatttcagcAGGGATCAGCAAGAAGCCCTATTTCGTTACTAGGAGAAACGTTGAAAATTATTCTTTCGACTCAAGATCTTTCAATGCGCCATACTTCTAGAATCATTTTCCAGAATCCATCCATTACTTCATGCGTAATGAAATGGGAAAATTTCatcattaaattattcaaaattaattctatACTTTCATTTAGTTAGCAAAACAGGAATTCATCTAAGCCACTATTTTTTACCATAAGTAACAGTATCATAATAACTTATTGTAACAGTAAgatttaacaaatttctttATGTGCCAACTCTGTGAaagtatacttttttttagattcTTCCATTAATGCCGGCCATTTACGAGGGCGTTAAAGTGTTGAGTTTATCTCTAGTGGGATGTCTTCAAACGAACAGATTTGATTAAATTGAGTATCTTATGGCGTTTGATGTTGTCATCTTCAAATGAGATAAGCTGTTTTGTCAATTATTCAGTTGCACAGTAACTTGAAATGAGACGGTCAAATTGAAGGAAATAGTAAGCAACGAAAGTAAGCTTGAATTCTTGAGTTTTTGGCAAGATATTTagaatacctttttttttaatatataataGAGTAGTATTTCCCTCAAATGACTCACACTTCAAGGGTTAGTATCGTTCCTCTGTACACTCTCGTACTGATCTGCGATCTAACTCCATTCACTCTTCAACCCATGGGTCGCGTCATAGAGAGCTTAGAACGATTATACAACCCATACCGCCTGTACTCGCTCCCTTGTGCAAGTACGCACGAACCGATATTAAGACGGTAACGTGCATGGCACCAGGCGATGCCATGTGCATCTACTTACCTTCATTAGTTTCCGCTACCACAGTCACAAGGGAACCTCTCTAGCTATTGGCCGCTCACGAGCCTGTGTTCGTTTGCGTTGCGTCCAGCTAATCGGTGATGACGTTAGAACGCACGACGTTGCGACGACTACAGTTCGACGCAACTACTAGCGCGCAATCTTCTTCGGCCGTCGGCCACTGTCCCACATGCACAAACCTCTCTGGGTTGATGCGTCGGCTTTAACAGCGACTGAACGAGGGCATATTATTCGCATACACATACGTCCACGGTGAGTGGGAATCTGATCACACTCTGACAACACAACTCACGATGTACCGCGACTTGAAAAACGTGATGTGCTCGGCGTCACTCTAGCGGCCAGTCAGCGGTAGTCAGTAGGGAGAAGTGTTTTAGAACgtcaaccacacacacacacactctattTGTATGTTACAAAATTACGCTTTACCACATAAGCTTAATATATCTCTCAGCTAGAACAAAGCGAGGTCAGTTAcgagttaaaaaaacacacttttacACCATTTGCAAATGGCGTTTTATTGCCTTTTCTGTAATGAATGTTGctgaagttttttgttttatttgttgcgaTAATGCCACTTCGGTTACTTTAGTACACTGCAATCTATCACACCAACAAACTGTATGCAACAACCATCCACTTATCAGGTATGATCGACGTTCGGTCTAATGCCACTTTCAAATGCTCACTTTCTACACCAACACGCACGCAGAACTCTATCGTGATCTTACTTTATTCACAATGCTGTTAACCTTGGACCGTGTATCATTATTACACTTTCCATGTATAAAAGTACACCGCATTTTGGCCTTTAAGCTCAAACAAATATGAATAGCCGATGAGCCGAATCAGCGTGCTGCTACCACGTGTAGGAATTGTtgcaacttttttcttttattaaaacccgttaattatttattgttatcAAGCGAAATTTGGTTGgattatgttttatatttatttcacaaaacacCGATCGTTTAATCGCACAAACACTGGTTTATCAACCTTCCTGCCAGGGAGGACCGTTGTACACTGACTGTGAGTGAGTGACTGGTTCGGTTTGTACTTCCGCCTGGATCGACCGTTGATGCGCAACTGTATATGCCGACGGGGGACTGTTTTGCGTGATGATACGCACCAATGTTGTATATAGCCAGTGGAAGCTACCGTACAATGGCGGGCACTAGTGAAAAAAAGCCCGACCGTTACCAACCAGTTGCAGGTTGTAATTGACTGTAGCGCTAGACGCAGCTCGGATGCTGTGCCTAGAATATCCAACCAAGGATATGTTGAAGTATCCTGCTGAATTCCACgggtgagaaagaaagagaagactGCAAAGGTATTTCCGTCCCCTATTACGGATGATAAACGCGGGCAAAGATGTGCGCGGGCGCCTGAGACCGGGTCCGTGTTAGTGCATGAGAGTGAAGAAGACCGCGTGAATAGAGAGCGGGAACGCGTTCCCTATATACAGAGCGAGCTTGCTTGTCGTTACCTAATGGAGTAACGCTTTGAGTCACATGTTGCTAAACAGGATTTTAAATGTTCAATTTATAAATCTTAAAGCTCCATTAAATATGTATTATTTTGACTtgagaatgtgttttttttaatgattaagTCTTAAGTTTTATAGGTTTAAAAAATCTCCATTAAAAAGGTTTATACTAATATGTTTAACAAGTTATATTTACTATTAACTTTTAGTACTCTCTGCagcaaaacatttccattcagTAGATGAAGATGCCGGCCCGAGAATGTATACATAATGGTGCTCTCCGGTATACAAAACACAACCGCTACCAGTAATGTGCTCGCTCGCACCAGCACTACAGCGCGCCAACCATTTCCAAGCTTCACGTGGGCCGGCAACGTGCGATCGGGCAAGTTCATGTTTCCGAACCGCGTCTCCATTACACACCGCCCTCGGACGCCCTTCAAAACGCTATGGGGACAGCAGACCGAgttgttgcaaaaacaaaatagacaaCAGCAAAAAGTTCCCCCCGCAATGGAATTAATCGCTGAGTGAGAGCGTACAGTCTACTGTTTGCCTTTCGGAACGGCGCAGTTTGTAGTCGTTGCATCGTTCGCACTCAAATCGCAGTGGAAATGATTTGCTAGTACGGGAGGGATTTTTATCCCGGCTAGATACCTATCGTTGGCAGCTATAACCggccacacacaaacgcacgtGCGTTGAAGGAatgttgaaggaaaaaaaagatcacaaGCATCGTTCGGCAAGGTATCATATAAACATGCGAACCATGCTGCTAGCACATGCCGGTCGACGACATGCGTCCCATCTGCGATACCACGCGAGCACATCGGGCCGGAAAAGGGAACGAATAAACCCTTCGTATCGCAACGGTTTGACAATGAAACATTCTTCCCTTTGCTCCCTATTTCCGGTGTGCGAATTACAATCCACTGCTTCAACTGCAGCCATCAAGCTCCGATCGAGTTTGGTTCGAATGTAAATATCTTCTCACGGTAGTGTCCCTCTTGCTTCCCTCTTGAAAATGCTTCAAGTTGAGAAACTTACACCCCAGTGTTACATCACGCCACCTCAGGAGGTACGTTTGTGGAAGAAATTGCTTTACCAGTGCTATCACGCGAATGTGCCTTTACTGTcgtatacaaacacacacgtggGAGTTACGTATCAGATTGGCTTATTGGAAGGATTCATTTCCGCCCGTCCGGCCAACAAGATCGACAAAGATGCGCAACGATAAAGTTCTTGTAGCACCCGTGAAGTAGTACAAACAGTAgcagaaaataaacaattctCTCTACGGGTTGTCCACGGTTGATTGGATTCGAATTCAAATTGtaccaacaccaaaaaaaaaaaaaaagaacggacAAACAATATTTCTGCCTCTTGAGTCCATTCACAACGAAGCGAATATGGAAGCGCGCCAACGAAACCTTATGCATTATGGAATGGATATGGCGTCGAATAGTTTTCCCGACCCGACGGAGGACGAAGGcagtaaaaaaatgcatttctttCAACGGATGGACATACATACATCGGGTGTTGAAATCTGCATTTTACAATTCAGATTAATCGTGTCGTGAATGTAACGAAGCGCTGGGTTTGTTTCAGTCCTTTAGGTTACACCTATACCGGGGAAAGAATTGGGTTTGGATTGTCGAGATTGGACACGGCTTTAATCTCGTTCAACCTTCGGTAGAAGGATTAGAGATATTTTCGTTACGACGTCCCAACGATACCTTTCCACGTTATGATGAGGGATTGATGTGTTTAAAGGTTAAAGTTTCTTCTAGGGTATGGATTACTTTTTGgaagaaccaaaaacaaaacagccacACCTTCTTTAAACTCTATAGATGATCAGTAGGACGAATTGGTTGGATTACATTAGACGAGTTCAATATTTAAGACattaaaatatcaatatttttttgtttaaggattatttttctttaaccaAAGCCTTGAATTTtcaattccttttttatcGAGGGAAGAAGCAGTAACATCCTTCGGACTGCTAACCAACCATCGCTGGTAATGTTGCTGCAATGAAATTTCCCAGAAATGTCCCAATTAAATTCAAACCATTGTATGCCGCTGAGTGGACTCTTTATGTGAATTGGTACAGCTGTTTGCCTCGTTCACCCACTGTATTAATAAGCGAACAGAAATTGATTATCATTTCACATTATTGGTTGCTTTTCTGTACTCACAAACATCATCCATATCACATTCACCTTCAATCCACTTAACGCAAGGAATTGAATTGCTCTAACGAGATAATATTCGTTATTGCTCCTGTTGCACATGGTGACCGTCGTGTGAAGAAGCACCCAAAACACCATCAGCCACCGTGCCAATCCTTCACAGTTTCGCGCatgagctgtttttttttttttgttaaaaacattCTCGTACCAATTCCTTCTGGTGCGGATAGCGCCTACGTATGACTTTCAACAGCATAAAGTTCATCTACTCCTGTTCCGTTGCAGTAAGAATGGAGGTGGgattcgtgtgtttttttttctctcaatcCCACAACACAGTCAATTTTCTAAACAATATCAGACGGACCACGCTTCCCGTCAAACACAGATTGAGCAGACTATCCAAACGAGCGTGAAGGCGTGTATCATTATGTTATTTACTCGCTCAGAAAGGTAAATGATATGggtgaaatgttttgaaaaatccaacaaaacaTGGAAAGATGTACGTCGTAGGagtgataaaaaatgtaaGCATTATTGTTTGCTTGTACAGCGAATGAAGTGCAAAATGCTCCAATGCGCAAGAAATAATTAACAACTTCTTCGCTTCATTAGTGGTGGGATCTCGGTGGGGTTGAAGTTTTAGATTAAACCCCGACCTACCTAATGGTTGGCACATTTATTATCAAGTGGACTTTTTCGCCTTGCTTCTTAATGTTCGGTGTACTTCAATTCTCTTACCGACggaagagaataaaaatttaattaatctaCACGAACTTGCGGATGTTTTTCATGCTGCGGTTGACAGGATCTATCGTTGGGATAACAAGCGCTTTTAAAACTATAGTGTATGGTTTTattaagatttttgttttatgtctcCGCTCGGCGTTCTTCTGTTACtgtaaaaggaaataataacGTTAtcatagttttcttttttatagtcGTTATCTGCTTCTTCTCCTACTCGAAAACATTCAAAGTATTGTATATATATagacgttttttgttgttgttcaacCTTTCAATCTTTTCTAATACGTGTAAGTTCTTCCGTTCGCTCTCATTAATTTCCTAGCTGCTGCTCTACTCTGCTTGCCTACAGtctgtatagaaaaaaaagtttttcataataataataattgtaaTAATATTCATAATCCACATTGTTTTCTAAACTATCTCTGTTCTGTTCATTTCACCACGTTCGTACGATTTGCACCATTCAGTACCACTCTTAGGGTTGTCCCCGTCCTATTGCAAATGTAAATATTCGTATCAATCCAGAGTGTCCTgtcctttaaaaaataaacgtgTCGCCAAAAGAAAACAGGCAGACTACGTTCATACGCACTAACGCAACTCTGTTAACAATGGCGCCCTGGAAATGCGCCCTTCGTACCAATCATTATTGCAACGGAAAATGTAacgtggggggggggggggggggggggaaagtgTGGAAAAGGGACGAGGGAAGAGGAAATTAAACAGAAAacaatgcacaaaaaaaacaaattaacaaaacttCTATCATTAAATACTCATGATTCTGCTTCATTCAGCATCTATTTCCGCGTGGGCGATCGCGCCACGATCGGAAGCTCAGGAAGTCTACTCGCATTTATTCTTGACCGTTATCATAATCTGATTTGTTTGGTGTATCAGGTACAGGGCACTTACGAATACGGCATTTGCCctagaaaaagaaatttaaacccAAAAACATAACCCCGAACGAGATTAATATTAGACAGCAAAAAAGGAGACCCAATCCAAGCGACACTTACTCTCCTTCCTTGAAGTACTCTTTTAGGGTGGTGCTAAACTTTTTGGAATACTTCACAAACTCCTTCTTTCGCTGTTCCACCGCCTGCTTGCCGGACGAGCCAGGTATAAAGCCGACCACTTCGTTGACCGCATCGAGCAGCTTTTTAATGGCACTGGCTATTTCTCTGTGAACAGTTGGTATTCGATCGAGGATTGGTAAAAATTCAAAGAATacaacatttaattaaaaccacATTTGATTATGTGCATATCATTAGCAATTCAATGCGTGCATTAATTGgcaagaaggaaaattttgtttccgcACCATACACAGTAAATAGGAAAATGTTCATATTCTCCTCCCAGGGTATCATACTGAGTATGGTTTCATATCTTGTAATTAGTGTCGGCATTGATGCTGCATTAATTAATGCCACCCTTCAGTACGCTTCACCGTGTTTTCTGACTGGCTTACTTTATCGTTTCCAGGAATGTTTTCCTATCAGCTATCTCGTCCGGAATGCGGCTCAGGATTCGTTTCAATGCCGCTGATTTTTTGTTCAGTTCCTGGAATGCATCCTCCGTGCGATTTAACCGATATTCGATCACTGCAAGCGCGGTAATGAGGCGGTGAAAAtacaaatgattaaaaaatatacattctTGGAATTAATTATTGGCACACCATGGCCCTTCGAACGACAGCTTACAGTCCGTGTCTGTGGCCGCACCCTGCAGTCTGAGGATGCTTTCGTTCATATTCACATTGATGTCACCCTTCTTGATGATGCCCATGACCAGATCGTACGTCAGTCCCGGGTGGCTCTGTTCCGCCTTGGTGAGTGCGGCACGCAACGCTTGTGATGCGACCACATCGCGCCTCTCGAGCTGAAAGTATTGGACAGAGAATCGTGAACATCGTAAGTTACACAACGAAATATGAAAAAGTATTAAATGAACAGATTTGAACGAACGATTAGCGTCCGGTTAGAGGGTTTTCCAAATGCATTAATTTAACGATCCATAAATCGACGCGACAAATGGCAACCGTCGTTTAGTGTCACCACCGTTCGTACTGGTGTGGTGATTCAGCCATCGGGCTGTTTGACGGAAATGCCACTTCCAAGCAACTATCAACTTTTGCACCTCCATCTAGTACGCGTTGGTCtcttgcaaaaacaaacagagaggaaaaaatagaCAAACCCCTTTCGACACCATGGCACACTATATAATCAATCGATTAGCGATGAAAAGTGAATCGTAAACACAACATCCTGGTAATGGAGTTTGGTGCTGGTGAGCTGTCCACATCCGCCAGGGTATGAGATGCAGGAAGCAAAAAAGTGGTTTATGCAAAATGTGCATTAAACGCGACCAGCTACGCTCTGCGTGCCCGTACCCATAGATGGGCTGGAAGGCACGTACATTGTGCCTGTTTGGTCTAAAACAAGAAAGACGACTTTCCCTGTGTACCATGTTTCGCCCCTTTTCGGGCCacggagaaaaacaaaccgcGGAACTGTAGATTAGTGTGTGCGTTTTGCAGTGTGTCTGCTTCTTCGGGATGTAATGCGTTGCTGCCATTACCTGGGACAATATTGGCCGTATCAGAATCGGAAGTACCAGGGATGTTACGACGGGCGCATCATCTCCCATTGTCATTGCTTGCAAACTCGCTggttagcgaatattgaaggTTGCTGGGATGCGAGTTGTTGCTGTGTTGctcgtggatttttttttcgtcttgttGGAGTACTGGTTGGCACACAATCTGTGTACTGATGTTATCAGATTCCAACAAGTAACACTATGAATCACACACTTATCACAAACTTAGGCACAATAGTTTGGCGATAACGCACTCGAAATTGAGATCAACCCCCTATTGCACACTTCACAGCGACCAGCGAATCGGTCAGGTTGTTCATCTGGACATTTCAACTGAACCGTAATTATATTTCCAGCGGAATCTATAGTAGTCAACACCGCTTGCGGAAGCAGCGCTTGAATGCACAGCCTGAAACTTGCTGTTTTGTATGAATTATCGTCTCGATAAACTGTTATGTGTGCAGCAACTTTAGTAGAGCaaggaaaaaacgaaataaaaccaGTTCACGTAAATATTTTCTGACGTTTCTACGGTTGACAGCGCATTTGAGCGCGTGTCATATTTTGTAGAACAGTGGCAGCACTGTATAACTCGAACTGGGCCAGTTGAATCCTTTCGAACCGATGAGTTTATTTGGGGTAATGAACTGTTTTCGAGCGATATATTTGTTGAGATGGTTACAAAATTGAATGTAAAATATCCGTATTTGAATTGAGATGTTCACAAACAAGAGAATTGAGCGAAAAATCGTCTACAAGggcttgaaatatttcacaaaaattGCACCGTTTCATTCCGGAATGACAACGAAATAGACTATGTTGTCAAAACAAAGCAAGCTATAGCTGTTCATGTCATAACAAAAAGGCTCTTCGGAATGTGTGCCGCGCTTGCACGTTGATAAGGGAAATAGAAAATGCGTAGCGGCTGTTGCATGGTTTGTAATTGATGTGACTCTCTTCGCTTGTAGtgtaaaagtgttttaatccctcgttttttggtttgtgttgCAGCTGGTGGAATGTAAGTACCGCGAGCAGCGCTTCGTTAGGCGCAATGACATGGCCATAACCTAAAATAAAGTTTCCTGACATTCGCGCTGTTGCTCTGTTTATTATTTGCAGGAGGAATTTTCATTCGCCCTATTTCCGTGACTCTAGTGACAGTGAAGACGACGTTGAAATTGATATCGAACAGTTAGGCATACCGCACTTTTTAACTGCCCGCACCGAGGAACTTATAGACCTCGTGGAATATTCGTCCGACGGTGAGGACGGATATATCGGTACACCCGGATTGTCGGTCATGGATGACACGGATAGCGATGATACGTACGAGGAGATAGATGACAGTCAAATGTCAGACACAAGCTCGGGTTCCGACATGGAAGAGCGAGCCACCGATGCGGCAAGCGGTAACAAGGAAGAACCGGCAAAAAGAGCGTCAAATGGCGAAGGTACATCAGATTCGGATTCGGGTTCCGATACGGAGGAGCGAGCAACCGATGCTGCAAACGGTAACAAAGATGGACAAGCAAAAAAGACTCCAGAAGGTGAATGTACGTCAGAGTCCGGTCCGTCGCATCGAGTGATTGACGATTATGATGAGGAGATGGAGGATGATGAAGTGATAAAAGCTATCATTTCCGAAATCAAGAAACCCCGCTCAAAACCACCGGACATTCAGACGGAAGATTTTGTCGTGGATCTATCGTTCCATCCGAGCAAAGATATCCTTGCCGTTGGAACGTCGGTGGGCGATGTGCTGATGTATAAGTAT
Proteins encoded in this window:
- the LOC125775187 gene encoding programmed cell death protein 10, with the translated sequence MTMGDDAPVVTSLVLPILIRPILSQLERRDVVASQALRAALTKAEQSHPGLTYDLVMGIIKKGDINVNMNESILRLQGAATDTDLIEYRLNRTEDAFQELNKKSAALKRILSRIPDEIADRKTFLETIKEIASAIKKLLDAVNEVVGFIPGSSGKQAVEQRKKEFVKYSKKFSTTLKEYFKEGEANAVFVSALYLIHQTNQIMITVKNKCE